The Arachis hypogaea cultivar Tifrunner chromosome 19, arahy.Tifrunner.gnm2.J5K5, whole genome shotgun sequence genome has a window encoding:
- the LOC112775695 gene encoding peptidyl-prolyl cis-trans isomerase, with product MANPRVFFDMTIGGQPAGRIIMELFADTTPRTAENFRALCTGEKGVGRSGKPLHYKGSSFHRVIPNFMCQGGDFTAGNGTGGESIYGSKFADENFIKKHTGPGILSMANAGQNTNGSQFFICTAKTEWLDGKHVVFGQVVEGLDVVREIEKVGSSSGRTSKPVVVADCGQLS from the coding sequence ATGGCAAATCCTAGGGTGTTCTTTGACATGACCATCGGAGGCCAGCCAGCTGGCCGCATCATCATGGAGCTCTTCGCCGACACAACGCCGAGGACCGCCGAGAACTTCCGTGCACTATGTACCGGTGAGAAGGGAGTTGGCCGCAGCGGGAAGCCCCTCCACTACAAGGGCTCCTCCTTCCACCGTGTCATCCCCAACTTCATGTGCCAGGGTGGTGACTTCACCGCAGGAAACGGCACCGGCGGCGAATCAATTTATGGCAGCAAGTTCGCTGACGAGAATTTCATCAAGAAGCACACCGGACCGGGTATCCTGTCGATGGCGAATGCGGGTCAGAACACTAACGGATCTCAGTTCTTCATTTGCACCGCGAAGACAGAGTGGTTGGATGGGAAGCATGTTGTGTTCGGGCAGGTTGTCGAGGGCCTGGATGTCGTGAGGGAGATCGAGAAGGTTGGGTCCAGCTCTGGCAGGACGTCGAAGCCAGTGGTCGTCGCTGACTGCGGTCAACTGTCTTAG